In Zingiber officinale cultivar Zhangliang chromosome 8B, Zo_v1.1, whole genome shotgun sequence, a single genomic region encodes these proteins:
- the LOC122017611 gene encoding uncharacterized protein LOC122017611 has translation MEFSVKPLLLLALIFATSVPCLEGRNIKNKPENYKPQNFFGYGGFYGNPMGPQLGFSAPGFGTVPIIGNAPFPGSGGVVGGGRLAVKP, from the coding sequence ATGGAGTTCAGTGTTAAGCCTCTCTTGCTGCTGGCTCTCATTTTTGCCACCTCTGTTCCCTGCCTTGAAGGAAGGAACATCAAGAACAAGCCTGAGAACTACAAGCCTCAGAATTTCTTTGGCTACGGAGGATTCTACGGCAACCCCATGGGTCCTCAGTTGGGCTTCAGCGCACCTGGCTTCGGGACCGTCCCCATCATCGGGAACGCGCCTTTTCCCGGAAGCGGCGGAGTCGTCGGAGGAGGACGGCTAGCCGTGAAGCCCTAA
- the LOC122017948 gene encoding peroxidase 51-like, whose protein sequence is MATALWRRPVLGFLILFVAVARSEAAHLRPDFYKSSCPNVESIVRKAVAKKVRETFVTVPATLRLFFHDCFVEGCDASVMIASPRADAEKDAPDNLSLAGDGFDTVIKAKQAVEAQCPGVVSCADILAIAARDVIVLSGGPNFIVELGRRDGFISQATRVAGRLPGPEFNLNLLSSLFRINNLTTYDMITLSGAHTVGFSHCSRFRKRLYSFSSSSSMDPSFNLAYARLLKQACPPNVDPTIAVNMDPYTPTIFDNVYYKNLLNGEGLFSSDEVLFINRLSRPVVQKFAANQTSFFSAFAGSMIKLGRVGVKTGIQGQIRKECTVFN, encoded by the exons ATGGCCACGGCGCTCTGGAGGAGGCCGGTTCTAGGGTTTCTGATCCTGTTCGTCGCAGTGGCGAGGAGCGAAGCGGCTCACCTCAGGCCAGACTTCTACAAGTCTAGCTGCCCCAATGTGGAGTCGATAGTGAGGAAGGCAGTCGCCAAGAAGGTGCGCGAGACATTCGTCACGGTGCCTGCAACACTCCGGCTCTTCTTCCACGATTGCTTTGTGGAG GGTTGTGATGCATCGGTTATGATAGCTTCACCAAGAGCAGATGCCGAAAAGGATGCCCCTGACAATCTCTCGCTTGCTGGTGATGGTTTTGACACTGTCATCAAGGCCAAGCAGGCCGTGGAAGCACAGTGCCCGGGTGTTGTATCCTGTGCAGATATCCTAGCAATTGCTGCAAGGGATGTAATAGTACTT TCTGGTGGCCCAAACTTCATCGTGGAGCTTGGCAGGCGCGATGGGTTTATTTCTCAGGCTACACGAGTTGCTGGCCGTCTGCCTGGTCCTGAATTTAACCTCAACCTTCTCTCCAGCCTCTTCAGGATTAACAACCTCACAACCTATGACATGATCACCCTTTCAGGGGCTCACACAGTTGGCTTCTCCCACTGTAGCCGTTTCAGGAAACGTCTTTATTCATTTAGTTCATCATCTTCAATGGATCCATCATTCAATCTTGCATATGCACGCCTGCTAAAGCAAGCATGCCCACCAAATGTGGATCCAACCATTGCAGTCAACATGGATCCCTACACCCCAACAATCTTTGACAATGTCTACTACAAGAACTTACTGAATGGTGAAGGGCTGTTTTCCTCAGATGAAGTGTTGTTTATAAATCGCCTATCAAGGCCTGTCGTCCAGAAATTTGCAGCCAATCAAACCAGCTTCTTCAGTGCCTTTGCTGGATCGATGATAAAGCTTGGTAGGGTTGGTGTGAAAACTGGTATACAGGGCCAGATCAGGAAAGAGTGCACTGTATTCAATTAA